TGAGACGGACAAAATTGTAAGTGGGAAGGTTTTTATGACCGTTcaacaataaaatcaaattctatatttaattttgcTGTCACTAATTTTCCATATAATATTTGTAAcgaatatattaaaatatattatatttgtttaatAGTGGCCTATTCTTTGTTCATAATGAGTGTACACATAGCTTTATTTGTAAGAGAATTTCTTTTTGTAATGATTTTGACTTTATATGAGTGTATATTTGTATGAGTGTAtatttagttgtttttttttttttttgaaagaaagggAGCCCGCTAGAGAGAAAGAAACTCAAAAAGATTACAGGGGTCATCTCCAATCCAAATGGCTACTTCATCTAACCCTAGAGCCCGGTGCGCTAGCTTATCAGCCAGGGTGTTAGCCTCGCGATAGACATGGGAGAGTCGAGCAGCAGGGAACTGAGATAAAGTACTCTTGATTTGGCTGATAAGGTCACCAAAAACCGAAATGTCTTCTTTATGGCAAGACAGAGCATCAGTAATGGTTTTGCAATCCGTTTCCACCTCATGGACTAAAAAGTGTTCATTGATGCACCATTGAAGCAAAGTGAGGAGAGATTTTGCTTCCAGGGTGGGGACCGATCCTCCTCCGAAGTGAGGCTGGGCCAGGGCAGCGACTACCAGGCCGTCGCTGTTTTAAATGATACCACCGAAGCCTGCTTTCCCGTTGACTTTTGAGACTGCTGCATCCACATTTAGCTTGAGAAGACCCGCAGCTGGGGGGGACCAAGAAGGAGGAGCCATTATCTGACTGGGGCGGGGGGAGGATGTGAGAATCAGCTGGGAGGATTGGTAATCTTCCATTAAGCTTTGAGCCAAGTTGAGAATTGCATGATCTCGGTCGAAAGCTTGACCTTTTAGAGCTTTGTTCCTGTTAAACCATACAAGCTAGCCAAGCAGTACAAAGAAAAATCTCTACATCTTTTTTGGTTAGAAAAGTGTAAATCATATCAGCAACGTCATGAAACAAAATCTCTGAAGAGTTAGTAAAAATGTAAGGATAAAATTGCGTACCTTTCCAGACTCTTCTAATACTCTGGCAGTAAAATAATGCATGAGAGACCGACTCTTCCGATCCTCCACAACGGTCACACCCCGACGAATGAATGATTTTCCTATGAGCTAGGTTTTTAGCAGTGGGGAGGGTTGAATTTGTGGCTCGGAAAGCAAAGTGTTTTACCTTGGCAGGAAGGGAAAGGTGCCACAGATTTTTCCACCAAGGCGAGGGAGAAGAGGAGGAGGGGATATCCGGGAGGGGTGTGGAAGAGAGGCTGAGATGGTAACCCGATTTAGCAGAATAGATGCCTGATTGAGAGTGTTCCCAAATGTGATCATCGGGGCAGGGGCTGAGGGGGAGGGGAATGGAGAGGATCTGCTCAACCACATGTGGCGGAAAGCATCTTTGCAAGCTAATTAAGTCCCAAGATAAGGAAGGCGAAATGAACGAGGCAACTTTATCAGGAACAGGGGAGAGGGTAGGAACCTCACGGAGACCCGGGATCCAATGATCGCGGGTCGTGAAAGTGTTCTGCCCATTAcctatttttgaaattattccTTTGTGCAACAACTCTTTTCCCCAGCAAATGCTACGCTAGACGAATGAGGGTGAGTGTCCTATCGAGCTATCAAGAAAGGATGAGTGAGGAAAATACCTAGCTGACAAAATTTTTGACACCGTTGAGTTTGGCTGTTCGAGGATGCGCCAGGCTTGCTTAGCGAGTAAGGCTTGGTTGAAGTGGACCAGGGAACGAAAGCCTAAACCACCGTCCTTTTTGGATCGACAGAGTTTTTTCCAGCTTTGCCAGTGAGTTTTGGGACGATTATTATCATTGACGCCCCACCAGAAATTGGCAATAACAGATTCGAGAGAATGACAAGTGGCCACCGGGAGACGAAAGCACGCCATCGAGTAAGTGGGAATGGCCTGGATGGCAGATTTAAGCAAAGGTTCTTGCCCCCTTTTGAAAAGACTTTATTCTTCCAATTATTGAGGTGACCCCAGAACTTGTCATGCAGATAATGGAACAGttgctttttctttcgcccaatGTGCTGAGGAAGGCCCAGGTATTTTTCGAAGGAAGACCGCACCGGGATACCCATAAAATCGGGTATCAAAGTTTGATCCCTGAGCTCAACATTTGGGGAGAAATACAAAgaggatttttggaaattaaCCTGCTGTCCCGTGGCCCTCCCATAGGCCTCGAGCACCTCTTTGACGATATTGCAGGAACTAATAGTGGCTTGACAAAAAAGAAAACTGTCATCCGCAAATAGGAGGTGAGAGATAGCAGGGGCTCTCCTAGCAACTTTAAAGCCTAAAAGAGCTCTCCTTCTTTCTTGTTGGTGCAAGAGGGAAGAAAAGCCCTCCGCACACAGCAGAAAGAGATAAGGAGAAAGGGGATCGCCCTGGCGAATTGCCCTGGAAGGATTGACACTGCCTAAGACTTTGCCATTTAGGTTGAATTGGAAGGAGGCGGTGGAGATACATGCATAAATCAGATGGACAAACCTGGGGGGGGAATTGGAATTTCCTGAGAATAGCTACTATGAAAGGCCATTCCACACGGTCGAAGGCTTTAGCCATGTCGAGCTTGATCGCCATCCATCCCTTTTTCCCCCGCGTCTTAAGCTTGATGGAGTGCGCAACTTCCTGGGCTATAATGATATTGTCAGAAATGAGTCGGCCCGGGAGGAAAGCGCTTTGGTGTGGTGAGATTAGAGTATTCAGAACAAGTTTCAGCCTATTGGCGATAGTCTTAGAAATGattttatatatgatattacAGAGACTGATAGGCCGAAACTCAGAGATGTACTTAGGCTGATGGACTTTGGGAATAAGCGTGATAAGGGTGTTATTCAGAGGGGCCACACTCGCATTTCCATTGAGGAAACTGGAGGCGGCTTCAAGCACGTCTTTCCTAACGGCATGCCAGTTGAATTTGTAGAAGTGAGAGTTGAAACCATCCGGGCCAGGGGCTTTGTCCAGAGGAAGCTGAAAGAAAGCTTTCTCAATTTCGTCCTGGGAAAAATCCTCACTTAAGAGGGATTTTTCGGAGTCTGAGAGAGAGCAATTGATGCTTTCCAAAGCTATATTTACGTCAGAATCGGTGGGGTTTGAGGAGGTGAAGAGCTGATTGAAATGAGACTCAATTTCTCGAATAATTCCTTCCTCGTCAGAGACCATGCCACCATTTGCCGTATGGAGTTGAtgaattttgtttgtttttttcctTTAGGAGGCAAAGCGGTGGAAGAACTTCGTGTTCTTATCCCCTTGAGCCAACCATTGGGTACGAGCACGCTGTTTCCAGTAAGCTTCTTCCTTGTAGAGTAAAGCATCGAGCCGGGATTGGAGATCTTTTATAGTTGCTATAGTACGGTTGTCCCAAATAGGGGTGGACCAGACTAATTCTAGCTCTTTCTCCAGCTTACTGATTTGctttttgaaattgaaattttttGTGATTCCAATTGTTGAGCTTTTGAGCGCACAAGGATTGGGTAGCGATGAGATTAGGGATAGCTTCCTCCGCGGTTGAGGGTTTAGTCCAAGACTGATCGAAAATTCTATCCCAGTCCGGGTCCTGGAGCCACACATTCTCAAAATGAAATCGCTTACTATGATTCCTTGACCCAGTTCCCGGAATGGTAGATGTGACTAATTTCAAGGCTCTGTGGTCAGACCCATAGAAACCCAAGTGGTTAAGAGCGGCATTAGGAAAAAGATTTACCCAAGGACTGTTGATGATCCCCCAGTCCAACCGCTCTTGGATATTTTTTGGGTGGGCCACATTGTTGTTCCAGGTGAGAGAGGGTCCCACGGGGTCAATCGGGGAAAGATTAAAGGAGTCCAATAACTGTCTAAAATTCGAAGAAGGGCCCCTGTCAGGATTACCCCCTTTTTTGTCATGGGAGAAGAGGAAAGCATTAAAATCACCAATGAGAAGCCAAGGGTCACGGGGATTATCCCGGCCGATCCTTTTCAGAATTGGCCAAGTGTGAGGTTTAAGAGAGTCGACGGGAGAGCCGTAAAAGCAAGTGAGGTGAAACGAGACATTAGTAATGGCACACAACACATAACAATCAAAATGACTTATAGATTGAGAACATAGAGTGACTTTTACATCATTAGTCCATAACAAAAGTAAGCCCCCGCTTCTACCAACCCTAAGCATTTCTAAGCCCGAATCAAAATGGAGCTTGGTTTTCACAAAATTAATAGCATTCTTTACAAGCCGAGATTCCATAATAAACAAAATAGTAGGACTACTAGTAGACACTAAACGGGAGAGATTCCGGAATGCACGATCACTCCCAATTCCACGTGCATTCCAGCTCACAATCTTCATGGGGGCGGGCAGGCCTGCTCAGGGGCACAGCCTGCCATACTAGTAGAGACTTCGTTGGCTTGTGGGTTGTCGGAGCGGGAGCGCTTGATTTAATGCCTAAGCTCACCGTTGACCATCTCGGTCTGTCTTTTGAACTTGTCTTTGGAGTCGGGCTTGTTCCTTTTCCTTGAAGCTTTCGAGCCCGAGGGGGTGGCCACTCCTGGTTGGTAGGTGAGATTCATGGCTTTGAGTTTTTTGCTAGTATCCAAGAGGGGGAGGTTGTCTGGCAGAGGAACATGACAGTATTTGGAACTGGTGGAGTTGGAGCTGCTAGAGTTTTGGGGTGTGATAGTGTGACTCGGGTTGGAGATAGGAGAGGCTTTTTGGACACTGGAGTTACTCATTGTGGCATTGAGGAGAGCAGTGTACGAGGGGTTAATGGTCTCGGGTTGGGTGGTGACGGTTTGGATAACGGTGTTTGTGTTTGCATAGACATCATGTTGGACCATGGGAGGAGGGTCTTGAATGTAGGGTGTGGGGCCGAATTTGTATAGGCCCACTTGTTGGGATTGACCGTGGGAGGGGCCTTGCTCAAGAGAGCCGTAGGTGGGAAATGGAGGGGAGTTCTCCGGGGGAGCTACACAAACTGCACTAGCCGGGTTTGAGGTCATGAATGATGCCACGGGGGGGTTTGTAAAgttaagttgttcattgcataACAAAGCGTTAGTTGTAACCTTAACTTTACCCATGATAGTTTTGATATCATACCTTAGTTCCGGAGGAAA
This region of Cannabis sativa cultivar Pink pepper isolate KNU-18-1 chromosome 7, ASM2916894v1, whole genome shotgun sequence genomic DNA includes:
- the LOC115696515 gene encoding uncharacterized protein LOC115696515, whose amino-acid sequence is MKIVSWNARGIGSDRAFRNLSRLVSTSSPTILFIMESRLVKNAINFVKTKLHFDSGLEMLRVGRSGGLLLLWTNDVKVTLCSQSISHFDCYVLCAITNVSFHLTCFYGSPVDSLKPHTWPILKRIGRDNPRDPWLLIGDFNAFLFSHDKKGGNPDRGPSSNFRQLLDSFNLSPIDPVGPSLTWNNNVAHPKNIQERLDWGIINSPWVNLFPNAALNHLGFYGSDHRALKLVTSTIPGTGSRNHSKRFHFENVWLQDPDWDRIFDQSWTKPSTAEEAIPNLIATQSLCAQKLNNWNHKKFQFQKANQ